In Brevibacillus brevis, a genomic segment contains:
- a CDS encoding electron transfer flavoprotein subunit beta/FixA family protein, with protein sequence MLHIVACIKQVPDTKIIKMNPKTNTMDRASAPAILNPYDAHAVEEAVRLKQRYGGTVSVVTMGPPPAVKAIRKCVEIGADAGYLVTDRAFAGADTLATSYALTKAIEKIAETQPVDLVICGKMTIDGDTGQVGPGIARRLDIPPLTSVQKVVEVNKAEGYCIVHRKLEDGYEVIQSTLPCLFSVEKDINEVPYSPLPNMLRAARYDPVVWSVDDLGDIDRTQLGLKGSPTIVAKVWPPEKPKGGEMLEGSPEEKVSRLMEILREKQGLFRVKEGQA encoded by the coding sequence ATGCTGCACATCGTCGCTTGTATTAAACAAGTGCCCGACACGAAAATCATCAAGATGAATCCCAAGACGAACACAATGGACCGGGCCAGCGCGCCCGCGATCCTCAATCCGTACGACGCTCATGCAGTCGAGGAGGCTGTCCGGCTGAAGCAGCGCTACGGGGGAACGGTCTCCGTCGTGACGATGGGGCCGCCGCCGGCAGTCAAGGCCATCCGGAAATGCGTCGAAATCGGGGCGGATGCCGGTTATCTGGTGACAGACCGTGCTTTCGCAGGGGCGGATACGCTGGCTACGAGCTATGCGCTCACCAAGGCCATCGAAAAAATCGCGGAGACGCAGCCGGTTGATCTGGTCATCTGCGGGAAGATGACGATTGATGGCGATACGGGGCAGGTAGGACCGGGCATCGCCAGAAGGCTCGACATCCCGCCGCTTACCAGCGTCCAAAAGGTAGTGGAAGTGAACAAGGCAGAAGGATACTGTATCGTCCACCGCAAGCTGGAAGACGGCTATGAGGTGATTCAATCCACACTGCCTTGCCTGTTCTCCGTGGAGAAGGACATTAACGAGGTCCCCTACTCTCCCTTGCCCAATATGCTCCGGGCGGCACGCTACGACCCCGTCGTCTGGTCAGTGGACGACTTGGGCGACATCGATCGCACGCAGCTCGGCCTGAAAGGATCTCCCACGATCGTGGCCAAGGTTTGGCCGCCGGAAAAACCGAAGGGCGGCGAAATGCTGGAAGGGTCTCCAGAGGAGAAGGTGTCGCGGCTCATGGAGATCCTGCGGGAGAAACAAGGATTGTTTCGGGTGAAGGAGGGGCAGGCATGA
- a CDS encoding electron transfer flavoprotein subunit alpha/FixB family protein — protein MNLEEYRGIWVYLEVRDGKVAPVSLELLGAGRQMADKRGVPLAGLLIGDGVRELAKTVFPYGADQVYVYDDPIFREYRTESYMRAVIESVQKHKPEIILYGATSTGKDLASAVATDLETGLTADTTMLDVNAETGLLEASRPAFGGNIMATILCKKHRPQMATVRPKVMRALEPDPSRKGEVIQESIALREEDVRTKVLKIVRETRGKVRLDEADVIVAGGKGLGSKEGFALIHRFAEKIGATVGASRDAVEAGWIDHEHQVGQTGVTVTPKIYFAIGISGAIQHLVGMRNSGLIIAINKDPNALIFQSCHYGIVGDAFEIVPLLMEAFQKEPDKEVQYGGKI, from the coding sequence ATGAATCTGGAGGAATATCGCGGCATCTGGGTGTACTTGGAGGTGCGTGACGGCAAGGTCGCACCGGTATCCCTGGAACTCCTGGGAGCGGGACGGCAGATGGCTGACAAAAGGGGAGTCCCCTTGGCTGGCTTGTTGATCGGCGACGGTGTCCGGGAACTGGCCAAGACCGTCTTTCCATACGGCGCGGACCAGGTGTATGTGTACGACGATCCGATTTTTCGAGAATACCGTACGGAATCCTACATGCGTGCTGTCATCGAAAGCGTCCAGAAGCACAAGCCGGAAATCATCCTGTACGGAGCGACCTCCACAGGAAAAGACTTGGCGAGTGCAGTGGCGACGGATTTGGAGACAGGGCTGACGGCCGACACGACGATGCTCGACGTCAATGCGGAGACGGGGCTGCTGGAAGCGAGCCGGCCTGCTTTTGGCGGCAACATCATGGCGACGATTCTGTGTAAAAAGCATCGTCCCCAGATGGCCACCGTCCGCCCGAAAGTGATGAGGGCATTAGAGCCGGATCCCTCCCGAAAAGGGGAGGTCATCCAGGAAAGCATCGCTCTTCGCGAGGAGGACGTCCGTACCAAAGTGCTGAAAATCGTCCGGGAAACCCGGGGAAAAGTCCGGCTGGACGAGGCGGATGTCATCGTGGCAGGGGGAAAAGGCCTCGGGAGCAAAGAAGGCTTTGCGCTGATCCATCGCTTCGCGGAGAAGATCGGGGCCACGGTGGGAGCAAGCAGGGACGCGGTCGAAGCAGGATGGATCGACCATGAGCATCAGGTCGGGCAAACCGGCGTGACGGTGACCCCGAAAATTTACTTCGCCATCGGGATTTCCGGCGCGATCCAGCACTTGGTCGGCATGCGCAATTCGGGCCTGATCATTGCGATCAACAAAGATCCAAACGCGCTCATCTTCCAATCGTGTCACTACGGAATCGTAGGAGATGCCTTTGAAATCGTCCCTTTATTAATGGAAGCGTTTCAAAAGGAGCCGGACAAGGAGGTCCAGTATGGCGGAAAAATTTGA